The following proteins are encoded in a genomic region of Methylococcales bacterium:
- the kdsC gene encoding 3-deoxy-manno-octulosonate-8-phosphatase KdsC: protein MNYKNNKTAILTTVKNLKLLILDVDGVLTDGRLFFDSQGNEYKSFHARDGHGLKMLQQTGVEIAVISGRKSASVALRMKNLGIKHVYQGHEHKVAAFEEILSHLTITPEQTAHVGDDLLDLPLMKRAGLSIAVQDANFAVKNYADCITEINGGLGAVREVCDFIMQTQESFDSILQRYLT, encoded by the coding sequence ATGAATTATAAAAATAATAAGACCGCTATTTTAACAACCGTTAAAAATCTAAAGCTCTTAATTCTTGATGTTGATGGGGTTTTAACTGACGGGCGTTTATTCTTTGACTCACAAGGTAACGAATACAAATCATTTCATGCGCGTGATGGGCATGGCCTTAAAATGCTCCAACAAACAGGGGTTGAAATTGCGGTCATTTCAGGACGAAAATCTGCGTCGGTTGCCTTACGAATGAAAAATTTAGGCATCAAACATGTCTATCAAGGACACGAGCATAAAGTGGCCGCCTTTGAAGAAATTCTTTCGCACTTAACTATTACTCCCGAACAAACGGCTCATGTCGGTGATGACTTGCTTGATCTACCTTTGATGAAACGTGCAGGACTTTCTATTGCCGTTCAAGATGCTAATTTTGCCGTTAAAAATTATGCAGATTGTATCACTGAAATCAACGGCGGTTTAGGGGCGGTACGCGAAGTTTGTGATTTTATTATGCAAACACAAGAAAGTTTTGATAGTATTTTACAACGCTACCTAACCTAA
- a CDS encoding KpsF/GutQ family sugar-phosphate isomerase, with the protein MGLSHHDKICKLARAVIQVEANAVISLSDQINDKFVLACQLMMQCKGRIVVTGMGKSGHIAGKIAATLASTGTPAFFVHSGEASHGDLGMITPQDVVLALSNSGETSEILTILPIIKRLDVPLIALSGNPSSTLAKFATVHLNVAVKEEACPLGLAPTSSTTAALVMGDALAVSLLETKGFTRDDFAFSHPAGSLGKGLLLRVSDLMHTGHKIPKVKDDALIIDALVEMTAKNLGMTAIVDEQNHILGVFTDGDVRRMLGEHLTPATTKITDVMTQNCIVISNQILAAEAMRIMEKKEINALLVTDNNQCLIGALNIHDLIHSGIV; encoded by the coding sequence ATGGGATTATCGCATCACGATAAAATATGTAAATTGGCACGTGCCGTCATTCAAGTTGAAGCCAATGCAGTTATCTCACTTTCGGATCAAATTAATGATAAATTTGTTCTCGCTTGTCAGTTAATGATGCAATGTAAAGGACGAATCGTCGTGACAGGCATGGGGAAATCAGGACATATTGCGGGGAAAATTGCCGCAACCTTAGCCAGTACAGGAACCCCTGCTTTTTTTGTTCATTCAGGGGAGGCAAGTCATGGTGATTTAGGCATGATTACTCCCCAAGATGTCGTTTTAGCCTTATCAAACTCAGGTGAAACTTCGGAAATATTAACTATTTTGCCTATAATTAAGCGTTTAGATGTCCCTCTCATTGCGTTAAGCGGTAACCCTTCGTCAACCTTAGCAAAATTTGCGACCGTTCATTTGAATGTGGCCGTAAAAGAAGAGGCGTGTCCTTTAGGATTAGCCCCGACATCCAGTACAACGGCTGCCTTGGTGATGGGGGATGCCCTCGCGGTTTCACTTTTAGAAACCAAAGGCTTTACGCGTGATGACTTTGCATTTTCACATCCTGCGGGAAGTCTGGGTAAAGGGTTATTGTTACGCGTTTCAGACTTAATGCACACGGGTCATAAAATCCCTAAAGTAAAGGATGATGCGTTAATTATTGATGCCTTAGTTGAGATGACGGCTAAAAATTTAGGGATGACCGCTATTGTCGATGAACAAAACCATATTTTAGGGGTCTTTACAGACGGTGATGTTCGTCGAATGCTAGGGGAGCATTTAACCCCTGCAACGACAAAGATTACCGATGTCATGACCCAAAATTGTATTGTAATCTCTAATCAAATACTAGCCGCGGAAGCAATGCGTATCATGGAAAAAAAAGAAATTAACGCCCTACTCGTCACCGATAATAATCAATGTTTGATCGGGGCTTTAAATATCCATGATTTAATTCATTCGGGCATTGTTTAA
- a CDS encoding ABC transporter ATP-binding protein produces the protein MNSDNTIVSVQNLTFSRGNRKIFNNISLDIQRGKVTAIMGPSGTGKTTLLKIIGGQLYPESGSVLVDNQNVHQLPRKKLYDLRKRMGMLFQSGALLTDMSVYDNVALPLYEHTDLNDSMIRTLVLMKLQAVGLRGARDLMPNELSGGMARRVALARTIALDPMMIMYDEPFTGQDPISMATLVQLIKALNTTLGLTSIIVSHDVKDTAAIADYIYVISHGEIVGHGTPKEIENSKSEWVQQFMHGDADGPVRFHYSAPAYVDDLLAFDKN, from the coding sequence GTGAACTCTGATAATACAATTGTTTCGGTACAAAATTTAACTTTTTCACGAGGGAATCGGAAAATATTTAATAATATTTCTTTAGATATTCAACGTGGAAAAGTAACGGCTATTATGGGGCCTAGTGGGACAGGAAAAACAACCCTACTAAAAATAATTGGAGGACAACTATATCCTGAGTCAGGCTCCGTCCTTGTTGATAATCAAAATGTACATCAATTACCGCGTAAAAAATTATATGATTTACGTAAACGAATGGGAATGTTATTTCAAAGTGGCGCGTTATTAACCGATATGAGTGTTTATGACAACGTTGCACTCCCTTTATATGAACATACCGATCTGAATGACTCGATGATTCGTACGTTAGTCTTAATGAAGTTGCAGGCGGTGGGGTTACGTGGCGCAAGAGATTTAATGCCAAATGAGTTATCGGGGGGAATGGCACGACGTGTCGCACTTGCAAGAACGATTGCTTTAGACCCGATGATGATTATGTACGATGAGCCTTTTACAGGGCAAGACCCTATTTCAATGGCAACTTTAGTTCAATTAATTAAGGCGTTAAATACAACTTTGGGTTTAACGAGTATTATTGTTTCTCATGATGTGAAAGATACTGCGGCCATTGCGGATTATATTTATGTAATTTCACACGGTGAAATTGTCGGTCACGGGACACCTAAAGAGATTGAGAACTCAAAATCAGAATGGGTACAACAATTCATGCACGGTGATGCGGACGGTCCTGTTCGTTTCCATTATTCTGCCCCTGCGTATGTCGATGACTTACTCGCATTTGATAAAAATTAA
- the mlaE gene encoding lipid asymmetry maintenance ABC transporter permease subunit MlaE — MIHLFTRLGEKTRASFAKLGRSSFFLQQLLMGVADVLVRPRLLSKQMYSVGVLSFYIITISGLFVGMVLGLQGYYILSSFGADEALGVMVATSLVRELGPVVSALLFAGRAGSALTAEIGLMKATEQLSGMEMMAIDPMKRIISPRFLAGFISLPLLTALFSTVGVLGGHLIGVNLLGVDEGSYWSQMQSSLDFYDDILNGVIKSVVFGFVISWIALFEGYDAIPTSEGVSRATTRTVVNSAFAILGLDFILTALMFGDI, encoded by the coding sequence ATGATTCATTTATTTACTCGGTTAGGCGAGAAAACGCGCGCTAGTTTTGCCAAATTAGGGCGTAGTAGCTTTTTTTTACAGCAACTGTTAATGGGGGTTGCCGATGTTTTAGTCCGTCCGCGATTACTGAGTAAGCAGATGTATTCGGTGGGTGTCCTCTCATTTTATATTATTACGATTTCAGGTTTGTTTGTCGGGATGGTTTTAGGATTGCAAGGCTACTATATTCTATCCAGTTTTGGTGCGGATGAAGCGTTAGGGGTGATGGTTGCGACCTCTTTAGTTAGAGAGTTAGGGCCTGTGGTTAGCGCGTTATTATTTGCGGGGCGGGCAGGGTCTGCATTAACGGCAGAGATTGGATTGATGAAAGCCACAGAACAGCTATCAGGCATGGAAATGATGGCGATTGATCCGATGAAACGTATTATTTCCCCTCGTTTTTTAGCAGGCTTTATTTCGTTGCCCTTACTAACCGCTTTATTTAGTACGGTCGGTGTTTTGGGAGGCCATCTCATTGGCGTAAACTTACTCGGTGTGGATGAAGGCTCGTATTGGTCACAGATGCAAAGTAGCTTAGATTTTTATGATGATATACTCAATGGCGTTATCAAAAGTGTCGTCTTTGGTTTTGTGATTTCATGGATTGCCTTATTTGAAGGCTATGATGCGATTCCAACCTCAGAAGGAGTCAGTCGAGCGACTACGCGTACCGTTGTTAATTCGGCGTTTGCTATTTTGGGATTAGATTTTATTCTTACTGCACTTATGTTTGGAGACATTTAA
- the mlaD gene encoding outer membrane lipid asymmetry maintenance protein MlaD has product MQHSVKQDTLVGLFVATGIAALFFMAMQISNLSSFTEEESYTILAAFENSGGLKVKSPVVVGGVRIGRVIAITLDQKKFQSVVTMKIEAQYNQLPEDTSASIFTAGLLGEQYVSLEPGGMDDVLVDKSVIDITQPAIVLEEIIGQFLFKVSESDSQD; this is encoded by the coding sequence ATGCAACACTCCGTTAAACAAGATACCTTAGTTGGGTTATTTGTTGCCACAGGTATTGCCGCGTTATTTTTTATGGCAATGCAAATTAGTAATTTAAGTTCTTTCACGGAAGAAGAAAGTTATACCATTTTGGCCGCTTTTGAAAATTCAGGCGGGTTAAAGGTTAAATCCCCCGTCGTGGTAGGGGGCGTACGTATTGGGCGTGTTATTGCCATTACCTTGGATCAGAAAAAGTTTCAATCCGTGGTGACGATGAAAATAGAGGCGCAATACAATCAATTGCCCGAAGATACGTCAGCAAGTATTTTTACAGCAGGTTTATTAGGTGAGCAATATGTAAGTTTAGAACCCGGTGGTATGGATGATGTTCTTGTTGATAAGAGTGTGATTGATATAACCCAACCTGCTATTGTTTTGGAAGAAATTATTGGTCAATTTCTATTTAAAGTTAGCGAATCTGACAGTCAAGACTAG
- a CDS encoding STAS domain-containing protein yields the protein MVALEISHHEHGHVVVKGDLSFAHIHKKIVKAIDFGHSRYSHEVNIDLSEVNQSDSAGLALMIEWIKLSKLHNTKVSFSHIPEQLLTLAKLSGLEDNEYFIK from the coding sequence ATGGTCGCTTTAGAAATTAGTCATCATGAACACGGTCATGTAGTCGTGAAAGGGGATTTATCGTTTGCTCATATTCATAAAAAAATAGTGAAAGCAATTGATTTTGGACACTCGCGTTATAGTCACGAAGTTAATATAGATTTAAGTGAAGTTAATCAAAGTGATAGCGCAGGATTGGCTTTAATGATTGAATGGATAAAATTGAGTAAGCTTCATAATACTAAGGTCAGTTTTAGTCATATTCCTGAGCAGTTATTAACCTTGGCAAAATTGAGTGGCCTTGAAGATAATGAGTATTTTATTAAATAG
- a CDS encoding DUF882 domain-containing protein: MVTSNLDLITTNSQKQLPRRRFLQLLAAGSATALSFPTVASATLKRTYLSPRELSFNNLHTGEKLTLAYFEKGRYIDSALKEIDYLLRDHRTDDIHPMDPNLLNFLYKLQSTLETTKPLDIISGYRSPATNHALSARSSGVAKKSKHMLGKAIDIRIENIESKQIRNAAISLRQGGVGYYSSSDFVHLDTGNFRYW, encoded by the coding sequence ATGGTAACAAGTAATTTAGATTTAATAACGACAAACTCACAGAAACAGCTGCCTAGGCGGCGTTTTTTACAACTTTTAGCCGCAGGTTCTGCAACCGCATTAAGTTTCCCAACAGTCGCCTCTGCTACGTTAAAACGTACTTATTTATCCCCTCGTGAATTAAGTTTTAATAATTTACACACGGGTGAAAAACTTACGCTGGCGTATTTTGAAAAAGGTCGGTATATCGACTCTGCACTTAAAGAAATTGATTACCTGTTGAGAGATCATAGAACCGATGATATTCATCCTATGGATCCTAATTTATTAAATTTCCTTTATAAACTGCAATCAACACTTGAAACGACAAAGCCACTTGATATTATTTCAGGTTATCGTTCACCGGCAACTAATCACGCCTTAAGCGCTCGAAGCAGTGGCGTTGCTAAAAAAAGCAAACACATGCTTGGCAAAGCGATTGATATTCGTATTGAAAATATCGAATCAAAACAGATACGCAACGCCGCTATTTCATTACGTCAAGGGGGCGTTGGTTACTACTCAAGCTCTGATTTTGTTCATCTTGATACGGGAAATTTTAGATATTGGTAG